A region from the uncultured Draconibacterium sp. genome encodes:
- a CDS encoding DUF6298 domain-containing protein: MQNRADSKKKLGQHNRFMLLAFLCFFTFSTVAQNYELPAIRWENRQLVSTADSLGNIIPDYSFCGYKASNEKIPQVPVKVVVPAQKADATEAIQKAIDYMASLPVLENGFRGAILLQEGEYNVSGRFLVEASGIVLRGSGKNTILRATGVDRETLIRVAGSNDLQVSNSRLITSEYVPVGSKTIQVDDVANFKAGMQVFVHRPSTQEWIDKLKMNEFGGETSWLGWKPGRRDLTWERTIEKIDGNTLVLNAPITTALDKKYGGANVSTLQWPGRIENIGIENLTLESEFDKNNLKDENHCWFAITIESAKNAWVRQVNFRYFAGSAVALYETASKISVEDCISTHPVSEVAGQRRNTFFTMGQQTLFLRCYAENGMHDFATGFAAAGPNAFVQCKSVLPNSFSGAIDSWASGVLFDIVKVDGHALSFKNRGQDGQGAGWTAANSMMWQCSASKIECFAPPTAQNWAYGAWAQFAGNALWFEANSHIRPRSLFFAQLAKRLNKDLKDFQNEIIPFEGESTSSPTIEQAEAFTKNAVNSPIQLKDYIEQAAERNPISTKAENSLLVAEIQSEKGEEVRENKSIELVNGNLAFNGERIVGSRFSVPWWRGDARPYSALKASPAITRYVPGRIGLGYTDNLQEVVEAMEQTGTIAIDHNYGLWYDRRRDDHERLRRFNAEVWAPFYEQPFSRSGVGEAWDRLSKYDLTKPNPWYWNRLRKFSELAELKGKMLIHQNYFQHNILEAGAHWADSPWRPANNINNTGFPEPAPYAGDKRIYLAEQFYDITHPIRKELHRNYIRQCLENFKGQSNVIQCISAEYTGPLHFVEFWLDVIAEWENETGENALVALSTTKDVQDAILADKKRSKIVDIIDIRYWAYRHDGSAYTPPGGANLAPRQHARKVKTGKRSFESVYRAVAEYRTKFPEKAVIYSEGHYTGYGWAVFMGGGSLPVLSSSVHEGLLQAASTMLPFKTDEEQTFGLINDQNGIIIFSKNKKSISADLSGLQGKYEVLFINPSNGKLIEKGQNILGNQINTISLPAQGDIITWIKKK; the protein is encoded by the coding sequence ATGCAAAACAGAGCTGATAGTAAGAAAAAATTGGGGCAACATAACAGGTTTATGTTGCTTGCTTTTTTATGTTTTTTTACTTTTTCTACAGTAGCCCAAAATTACGAGCTTCCGGCTATTCGCTGGGAAAACCGACAACTGGTATCCACGGCCGACAGTCTTGGGAATATCATTCCCGATTATTCGTTTTGCGGCTACAAAGCCTCAAACGAAAAAATTCCACAAGTTCCGGTAAAAGTGGTGGTTCCAGCACAAAAAGCCGATGCAACAGAAGCCATTCAAAAGGCAATCGATTATATGGCCAGTTTACCAGTTCTTGAAAACGGTTTTCGCGGCGCCATTCTTTTGCAGGAGGGAGAGTACAATGTTTCCGGTCGTTTTTTAGTGGAGGCTTCGGGCATTGTGTTGCGCGGAAGTGGCAAAAACACTATTCTCAGGGCAACCGGAGTCGACCGCGAAACTCTTATCCGTGTTGCGGGCTCAAATGATTTACAGGTAAGCAATTCAAGGCTTATTACTTCTGAATATGTGCCTGTTGGTTCAAAAACAATTCAGGTTGACGATGTGGCTAATTTTAAGGCAGGAATGCAGGTTTTTGTCCATCGTCCATCCACCCAGGAATGGATTGATAAATTGAAAATGAATGAATTTGGTGGCGAAACCTCGTGGTTGGGCTGGAAACCTGGCAGAAGGGATTTAACCTGGGAGCGAACCATCGAAAAAATTGACGGCAATACTTTAGTTTTAAATGCGCCCATAACAACGGCACTGGATAAAAAATACGGAGGTGCAAATGTTAGTACCTTGCAATGGCCGGGTAGAATTGAAAATATTGGAATTGAAAATTTAACCCTGGAGTCTGAATTCGATAAAAACAATCTAAAAGATGAAAACCATTGCTGGTTTGCCATCACCATTGAAAGCGCTAAAAACGCCTGGGTAAGGCAGGTAAACTTCCGTTATTTTGCAGGTTCGGCAGTGGCTTTATACGAAACGGCAAGCAAAATAAGTGTTGAAGACTGTATTTCCACACATCCGGTTTCAGAAGTTGCCGGGCAACGGCGGAATACCTTTTTTACCATGGGGCAGCAAACACTTTTTTTACGGTGCTATGCCGAAAACGGGATGCACGATTTTGCCACAGGATTTGCCGCAGCCGGACCAAATGCTTTTGTTCAATGTAAATCAGTTTTACCCAACAGCTTTAGCGGAGCAATCGACAGTTGGGCATCGGGAGTTTTATTCGATATTGTTAAAGTGGATGGTCATGCCCTGAGTTTTAAAAACCGCGGCCAGGACGGGCAGGGAGCTGGATGGACAGCAGCTAACTCAATGATGTGGCAATGTTCTGCATCAAAAATTGAATGTTTTGCTCCACCAACTGCTCAAAACTGGGCCTACGGCGCCTGGGCGCAATTTGCCGGAAACGCTTTGTGGTTTGAGGCCAACAGCCACATCAGGCCACGTAGTTTGTTTTTTGCACAACTGGCCAAACGTTTAAACAAAGATTTAAAAGATTTTCAAAACGAAATAATCCCTTTCGAAGGCGAGTCTACCTCAAGTCCAACCATTGAACAGGCAGAAGCATTTACAAAAAACGCAGTTAACTCACCCATCCAACTAAAAGATTATATTGAACAGGCCGCGGAAAGAAATCCTATTTCAACGAAAGCTGAAAATTCACTTTTGGTAGCAGAAATTCAATCCGAGAAAGGAGAAGAAGTTCGGGAGAATAAATCGATAGAACTGGTTAACGGTAACCTGGCATTTAATGGTGAACGCATTGTAGGAAGCCGCTTTTCGGTGCCCTGGTGGCGGGGCGATGCACGACCTTACTCCGCTTTAAAGGCTAGTCCGGCAATAACTCGTTATGTTCCCGGAAGAATAGGTTTAGGTTACACCGACAACCTGCAGGAGGTCGTTGAAGCGATGGAACAGACAGGAACTATTGCCATTGACCATAATTACGGCCTTTGGTACGACCGACGCAGAGATGACCATGAACGATTGCGACGGTTTAATGCCGAGGTTTGGGCACCATTTTACGAACAACCCTTCTCGCGCAGCGGAGTGGGAGAAGCCTGGGACCGTTTGAGTAAATACGACCTCACAAAACCAAATCCATGGTATTGGAACCGTTTACGTAAGTTTTCTGAATTGGCAGAACTGAAGGGAAAAATGCTCATTCATCAAAACTATTTTCAGCACAATATTTTAGAGGCTGGGGCGCATTGGGCTGATTCGCCCTGGCGACCTGCAAACAACATTAACAACACAGGTTTTCCTGAACCTGCGCCTTATGCCGGCGATAAACGTATTTATTTAGCTGAACAGTTTTACGATATAACCCATCCCATTAGAAAAGAACTACACAGAAATTATATTCGCCAGTGCCTTGAAAATTTTAAAGGACAATCAAACGTAATTCAGTGCATAAGTGCAGAATACACGGGACCGCTGCATTTTGTTGAGTTTTGGTTGGATGTAATTGCTGAATGGGAAAATGAAACAGGCGAAAATGCGCTGGTGGCTTTAAGCACTACAAAAGATGTTCAGGATGCGATTTTGGCCGATAAAAAGCGCTCAAAAATTGTTGATATCATCGATATCCGATATTGGGCATACCGTCACGATGGCTCGGCGTACACACCGCCCGGAGGGGCTAACCTGGCACCACGGCAACATGCCCGTAAAGTAAAAACAGGAAAGCGCTCGTTTGAAAGTGTTTATCGTGCCGTTGCTGAGTATCGTACCAAATTCCCAGAAAAAGCAGTTATTTATTCCGAAGGGCATTACACGGGCTATGGTTGGGCCGTTTTTATGGGCGGAGGTTCCTTACCCGTGCTAAGTTCATCGGTGCACGAAGGGTTATTGCAAGCTGCTTCAACCATGTTACCATTTAAAACCGATGAAGAACAAACTTTTGGTCTTATAAATGACCAAAACGGAATCATAATTTTCAGCAAGAACAAAAAATCGATATCAGCAGATTTGAGTGGTCTGCAAGGAAAATACGAAGTGCTTTTTATCAATCCGTCAAACGGAAAACTGATTGAGAAGGGGCAGAATATTTTGGGAAATCAAATAAATACAATTAGTCTACCTGCACAAGGAGATATTATAACCTGGATTAAAAAGAAATAG
- a CDS encoding DUF3826 domain-containing protein — MRRIVLLFFSVLIVFGAMAQETESQQDEYTKVITGRADKIVNAMEFSCETVKTQVRDIIVEHYRFLNDAEEARNADVAKIREDFAGNKELRDAKIDLRKAEQELKTRDHHFAFYAQLKNVISEEQIDQVKDGLTYDVLNVTYKATCDMIPSLTEEEKAQIMVWLIEAREHAIDGGSSKEKHGWFGKYKGRINNYLSDRGYDLKAERKAWEQRLEERKK, encoded by the coding sequence ATGAGAAGAATAGTGTTGCTTTTTTTTAGTGTGTTAATTGTATTTGGTGCTATGGCACAGGAAACAGAATCGCAGCAAGACGAGTACACCAAAGTAATAACCGGCCGGGCAGACAAAATTGTCAATGCCATGGAATTTTCTTGCGAAACGGTTAAAACACAGGTGCGCGATATCATAGTTGAGCATTACCGTTTTCTGAATGATGCCGAAGAAGCACGAAACGCCGATGTGGCAAAAATTCGTGAAGATTTTGCCGGGAATAAAGAACTGCGCGATGCAAAAATCGACTTGCGTAAAGCTGAGCAGGAACTAAAAACACGCGACCATCATTTTGCTTTTTATGCTCAATTAAAAAATGTAATTTCAGAAGAACAAATCGACCAGGTAAAAGACGGGCTAACCTATGACGTGTTAAACGTAACATACAAAGCTACTTGCGATATGATTCCAAGCCTTACCGAAGAAGAAAAGGCACAAATTATGGTTTGGTTGATTGAAGCTCGTGAACATGCTATTGATGGCGGCTCGTCAAAAGAAAAGCACGGCTGGTTTGGAAAATATAAAGGCAGAATTAACAATTACCTCTCCGACAGAGGTTACGACTTGAAAGCCGAACGTAAAGCGTGGGAGCAGCGACTGGAAGAACGGAAAAAATGA
- a CDS encoding pectate lyase, giving the protein MRFLKVFTVFSFFCLVSQLAFAQYPDMGEVQPTVDSLNRVWNKMDAEAWEKALPVILNDMQNDKPYNQWAQRADDLPQADIPAFPGAEGGGMYTVGGRGGKVFVVTSLADSGPGTLREACDAGGARIVVFNVAGIIKLERPININAPYITIAGQTAPGDGVCIAGESFLINTHDVIIRHMRFRRGDTWVGRRDDAIGGNPVGNIIIDHISASWGLDENMTLYRHMFTDAPNNPKAGRHKYSLVNITIQNSIFAEGLDTYNHAFGSTLGGQNCMFVRNVWTNNTGRNPSVGMNGTFNFVNNVVNNWWHRTMDGGDYSTRYQLINNYYKPGPITPKDKPVGHRFVKPESRYELGGVKIYGKVWVDGNIMEGYPEITSNNWKGIQIEGMDGAGEYLPQIKSGKPFKMPYVTIMEAQEAHDFVLENAGANLPKRDAVDKRLLKQVKTNKINLDDYTEIDSLYQFKHRRLGSDSWKKGIITDIRQVGGYPEYNGKPYKDSDNDGMPDAWEKKYGLNPNDASDANGDISGDGYTNIEKYINGINPTKKVDWKDLINNFDTLAKKGGVL; this is encoded by the coding sequence ATGAGGTTTTTGAAAGTATTTACAGTATTTAGTTTTTTTTGTTTAGTAAGTCAGTTGGCATTTGCCCAATACCCCGACATGGGTGAAGTACAGCCAACAGTTGATTCATTAAACAGGGTTTGGAATAAAATGGATGCCGAGGCCTGGGAGAAGGCGCTGCCGGTAATCTTAAACGATATGCAAAATGATAAACCCTATAACCAGTGGGCGCAAAGAGCCGATGACTTACCTCAAGCTGATATTCCAGCTTTTCCGGGTGCCGAAGGTGGTGGTATGTACACTGTTGGAGGCCGTGGTGGAAAAGTTTTTGTTGTTACAAGTTTGGCCGATAGTGGCCCCGGAACACTCCGCGAAGCCTGCGATGCCGGCGGTGCTCGTATTGTTGTTTTTAATGTGGCCGGCATAATTAAATTAGAAAGGCCAATAAACATTAATGCACCTTATATTACCATTGCAGGGCAAACCGCTCCCGGTGATGGTGTATGCATTGCTGGTGAATCATTTTTAATCAATACACACGATGTAATTATCCGCCACATGCGCTTTCGTAGAGGCGATACCTGGGTAGGCCGTCGCGACGATGCCATCGGTGGAAATCCAGTTGGAAATATCATTATCGACCACATTTCCGCATCGTGGGGATTAGATGAAAACATGACTTTGTATCGCCATATGTTTACTGATGCACCAAACAATCCAAAAGCAGGCCGCCACAAATATTCTTTGGTAAATATTACCATTCAAAACTCAATTTTTGCCGAGGGATTAGATACCTATAACCATGCCTTTGGTAGTACCCTGGGCGGACAAAACTGTATGTTTGTTCGTAACGTATGGACCAACAACACCGGTCGTAATCCATCAGTTGGTATGAACGGTACCTTTAACTTTGTAAACAATGTGGTAAACAACTGGTGGCACCGTACCATGGATGGTGGCGATTACAGCACCCGTTACCAGTTAATTAACAACTACTACAAACCTGGACCAATAACACCAAAAGATAAACCTGTTGGTCATCGTTTTGTAAAACCCGAATCGCGCTACGAGCTCGGTGGAGTTAAAATTTACGGAAAAGTATGGGTAGATGGAAATATTATGGAAGGCTATCCTGAAATTACTTCCAACAACTGGAAAGGAATTCAAATTGAAGGCATGGATGGAGCCGGCGAATATTTGCCACAAATAAAATCGGGTAAGCCGTTTAAAATGCCTTATGTTACCATAATGGAGGCGCAGGAAGCACACGATTTTGTACTTGAAAATGCCGGTGCGAACCTACCTAAAAGAGATGCTGTTGATAAGCGACTGCTAAAACAGGTGAAAACAAATAAAATTAACCTCGACGATTATACCGAAATCGATTCATTGTACCAGTTTAAGCACCGAAGATTAGGTTCTGATTCGTGGAAAAAAGGAATCATAACAGATATTCGTCAAGTAGGTGGTTATCCCGAATATAACGGAAAACCTTATAAAGATTCAGATAACGACGGCATGCCCGACGCCTGGGAAAAGAAATACGGATTAAATCCAAACGATGCTTCCGATGCCAATGGCGATATTAGTGGTGACGGTTATACTAACATCGAAAAATACATAAACGGTATTAATCCAACTAAAAAAGTAGATTGGAAAGACTTAATAAACAATTTCGATACGCTAGCTAAAAAAGGTGGAGTACTTTAA
- a CDS encoding pectinesterase family protein, with product MKKYLFIGLMLFACFTNHAQVFNYVVDKNGSADFTSIQEAINAVSSNNNERTLIFVKNGTYYEKVQVSTDKINVSLIGQDAEKVRLTYDDNPQKGTSPADTYTMLAGGNGLYVENMTIENSSGDVGQAIAIRTTGDTMAFKNCHFNGFQDTYYAHKNRQYNLNCTVKGATDFIYGDATAVFDSCTVNCVKGGSYISAPADTKLISWIYGKKFLHGLLFRYCNVTADDDVPVSSYYLGRPWQPDASSVYISCVLGRHIKAEGWSTWSGDNHLSAVFAEYQNKNEDGSLTDISQRAEWSSQLDSATVASRYKLSYFLRKNGKTWDPLRMTLEQESPNGVSLGNNTLSWNAVDNAIGYVVFKTDSVLGFTSTTMFEATNLKGNSTDYQIKSVTKYGALSLSTYSIPTGVNGLPKNTKLIQTYKNGIVNFSQVVNYQVFTLSGVLVDSGKSDNVNIQTEHSGMYIVQVKNNRGETAAIKIMNQ from the coding sequence ATGAAGAAATACTTGTTCATAGGGCTAATGTTGTTTGCGTGTTTTACCAACCATGCACAGGTTTTTAATTATGTGGTTGATAAAAACGGTAGTGCCGATTTTACAAGTATTCAGGAAGCAATAAATGCGGTTTCCAGTAACAATAATGAGAGAACACTCATATTTGTAAAAAATGGAACGTATTACGAAAAAGTGCAGGTTTCAACCGATAAAATAAATGTGAGTTTAATTGGGCAGGATGCCGAAAAAGTACGACTTACATACGACGATAATCCTCAAAAAGGAACTTCTCCGGCTGATACGTATACCATGTTGGCTGGTGGTAATGGTTTGTATGTTGAGAATATGACCATTGAAAACTCTTCGGGCGATGTGGGCCAGGCAATTGCCATAAGAACAACCGGAGATACAATGGCATTTAAGAACTGTCATTTCAATGGATTTCAGGATACTTATTATGCCCATAAAAACCGTCAGTATAATTTAAATTGTACTGTTAAAGGTGCAACCGACTTTATTTATGGCGATGCCACTGCAGTTTTTGATAGCTGCACCGTAAATTGTGTGAAAGGCGGAAGCTATATTTCGGCCCCGGCTGATACAAAACTTATTAGCTGGATTTACGGAAAAAAGTTTTTGCATGGTTTGCTATTTAGGTATTGTAACGTAACGGCTGATGATGATGTGCCGGTCAGCAGCTACTATCTGGGACGGCCCTGGCAACCCGATGCTTCATCGGTTTATATCAGTTGTGTGTTAGGTCGCCACATAAAAGCCGAAGGCTGGTCAACCTGGAGCGGAGATAACCACTTAAGTGCAGTGTTTGCAGAGTACCAGAATAAAAATGAAGATGGCAGTTTAACAGATATTTCGCAACGAGCGGAATGGAGTTCGCAGTTGGATTCTGCAACTGTAGCTAGCCGTTATAAACTCAGTTATTTTCTTAGAAAAAACGGAAAGACCTGGGATCCGCTTCGCATGACTCTTGAACAGGAATCTCCAAACGGGGTGAGTCTTGGCAATAATACTTTGAGTTGGAATGCTGTAGACAATGCCATAGGTTATGTGGTTTTTAAAACCGATTCAGTACTTGGTTTTACAAGCACAACAATGTTCGAGGCAACAAATCTAAAGGGTAACAGCACTGATTATCAAATAAAATCAGTTACAAAGTACGGTGCACTCAGCCTTAGTACCTATTCTATTCCAACAGGTGTTAATGGGCTCCCCAAAAACACAAAACTGATTCAGACCTATAAAAACGGCATTGTTAATTTTAGTCAGGTCGTAAATTATCAGGTTTTTACATTATCCGGGGTGTTAGTTGATTCCGGTAAATCAGACAATGTAAATATCCAGACTGAGCATTCGGGTATGTATATTGTTCAGGTTAAAAATAATAGAGGAGAGACAGCGGCAATAAAAATAATGAATCAGTAA
- a CDS encoding T9SS type A sorting domain-containing protein: MRTRAIKIGFLGIVVLIGCSWQLAAQQLAFPGAEGYGKYASGGRGNGSTGRIAIVTNLEDDVENPPEGSLRWAFQQGTEVLVDPIIGEYTVYRPLTIVFRVGGVINLEDDLKVSRKHVTIAGQTAPGDGICIRGATVNLGGSTNLIVRYIRFRPGDEKSSEVSALRIENGGNFIIDHCSMSWAIEETTHFSSSPNFTVQWCIVSESLYSSIHKKGSRGYATQWGGEYASYHHNLLAHHNSRMPRINGSNENHIEALVDYRNNVNYNWGSSGAFYGGEWENTNGQGFCKTNVVNNYFIPGPATSSSVYFARPSLVREGRTLDGYADWYFAGNTMLGHTDLTNNNWLGVDGSNVGGIENIRSNIEAVQVDGELEDYDNYTETAEDAYLSVLENAGAILPKRDVIDERVIKEVNGDLEIVRYAYEIDGQVTPIKGINSGLIDTQKNLVPNDAAEGTTAWDVYTTTPESEAPVDNDRDGMPDEWELENGLNPNDSLDFRLIAANGYSNLENYLNELTVVVSANEIMSANKFKVFPNPVTDVFHIQSSEIIKKVDIFSLSGKKVFGRANKNGIHELGIQNLPTGIYMLKAVSEKETFTQKIVKK, encoded by the coding sequence GTGAGAACAAGAGCGATTAAAATAGGATTTCTGGGCATTGTAGTTCTTATTGGATGTAGTTGGCAACTGGCGGCACAACAATTGGCGTTTCCCGGAGCTGAGGGGTATGGAAAGTATGCCAGTGGGGGAAGAGGTAACGGATCAACAGGACGAATAGCCATTGTCACCAACCTCGAAGACGATGTAGAAAATCCACCGGAAGGAAGTTTGCGCTGGGCCTTTCAGCAGGGAACAGAAGTTTTGGTTGATCCGATAATTGGAGAATATACCGTTTATCGTCCCTTAACCATAGTTTTTCGGGTTGGTGGAGTAATCAATCTCGAAGACGATTTGAAAGTGAGCAGAAAGCATGTAACCATTGCCGGGCAGACTGCTCCGGGCGATGGAATTTGTATTCGCGGAGCAACAGTAAATCTTGGTGGTTCAACAAACCTGATTGTAAGGTACATCAGGTTTAGGCCGGGAGACGAAAAATCATCTGAAGTTTCAGCTTTACGAATTGAAAATGGAGGTAATTTTATCATCGATCACTGTTCAATGAGTTGGGCAATTGAGGAGACAACACACTTTTCGAGTAGCCCCAATTTTACAGTCCAGTGGTGTATTGTCAGCGAATCCTTATACAGCTCCATTCATAAGAAAGGAAGTCGTGGTTATGCCACCCAATGGGGAGGCGAATATGCCAGTTACCACCATAATCTGTTGGCACATCATAATTCCAGAATGCCTCGAATTAACGGCTCAAACGAAAACCATATTGAAGCACTGGTAGATTACCGGAACAATGTAAATTATAACTGGGGGAGCTCTGGAGCTTTTTATGGTGGCGAATGGGAAAATACCAACGGACAAGGATTTTGTAAAACAAATGTAGTAAACAATTATTTTATCCCGGGTCCGGCAACCAGTTCAAGCGTATATTTTGCCCGTCCATCGCTTGTGCGCGAGGGCAGAACACTTGATGGTTATGCTGATTGGTATTTTGCTGGGAATACCATGTTGGGCCACACTGATTTAACAAATAATAACTGGCTTGGAGTAGACGGGTCAAACGTAGGAGGTATTGAGAATATTCGTTCTAATATTGAAGCCGTGCAAGTTGATGGAGAATTGGAAGATTACGACAACTACACCGAAACTGCAGAAGACGCTTATTTATCGGTACTCGAAAATGCCGGGGCCATATTACCTAAACGCGATGTTATAGACGAAAGGGTGATAAAAGAAGTAAATGGCGATTTGGAAATTGTGCGGTATGCCTATGAAATTGACGGGCAGGTTACACCAATAAAAGGCATAAATTCAGGGCTGATTGATACGCAGAAGAATCTGGTACCAAATGATGCCGCGGAAGGAACAACGGCCTGGGATGTGTATACAACAACACCCGAGTCGGAAGCGCCGGTTGATAACGACAGAGATGGCATGCCTGACGAATGGGAACTTGAAAATGGATTAAACCCAAACGATAGTCTTGATTTCAGATTAATAGCCGCAAACGGTTATAGCAACCTCGAAAATTATTTGAATGAATTAACGGTTGTTGTTTCCGCAAATGAAATAATGTCGGCAAATAAATTCAAGGTTTTTCCAAATCCTGTTACCGATGTCTTTCATATTCAATCATCAGAAATCATCAAAAAGGTTGATATTTTTAGTTTGAGTGGAAAGAAAGTGTTTGGTAGAGCCAACAAAAATGGTATACACGAGCTCGGAATTCAAAACCTTCCAACAGGAATTTATATGCTGAAAGCCGTAAGTGAAAAAGAAACTTTTACACAAAAAATAGTGAAGAAATAA
- a CDS encoding T9SS type A sorting domain-containing protein, giving the protein MKLLSKILLPLLLVLAAVCVNGQQLAFPGAEGYGKYASGGRGNGSTGRIVIVTNLEDDLENPPVGSLRWAVRQGVEEFVDPIIGPYQVKRPLTVVFRVGGVINLKGDLRIERKNITIAGQTALGDGICLRGGTVNMGGSDNVIVRFIRSRPGDELGLETSAFRIENGSNFIIDHCSFSWAIEETTHFSSSPNFTVQWCIISESFYRSFHQKGDRGYGSQHGGMYASYHHNLMAHHNSRTPRFNGSNENDLEALIDYRNNVNYNFGRSGSCYGGEWMKTNGLGFAATNMVNNYYIQGPGNYGTPYFVSPGTGDNGYASWYIDGNVMIGEDEKTTNNWLGVNYSAKDSIRVDNVIVKSDGGIEDYQSYTESAEEAYLSIIENVGATFPKRDAHDTRLIKEMTGEIAIIRYAYTDTAGTESPVKGVETGIIDTQHNLVSPEDRAKGVTPWDVYPTVDSTNAPVDTDNDGMPDDWELTNGLNPNDSTDFRLITESGYTNLEVYLAELVGDEINTAVKQIEQKHSDISVYPNPFSNKLTIKSSGNITVEVYDLYGRKITESKSLEPLHSINVDGWDAGFYLIRTTNESGAVNCKKVIKK; this is encoded by the coding sequence ATGAAACTGTTAAGCAAAATACTATTGCCATTATTGCTTGTGCTGGCTGCTGTGTGCGTTAACGGCCAACAGCTTGCATTTCCTGGAGCCGAAGGTTACGGAAAGTATGCCAGCGGTGGTCGGGGTAATGGATCGACCGGAAGAATAGTGATTGTAACCAACCTTGAAGATGATTTGGAGAATCCGCCGGTAGGTAGTTTGCGCTGGGCTGTTCGGCAGGGAGTGGAAGAGTTTGTCGACCCAATTATCGGACCATATCAGGTAAAACGCCCATTAACAGTTGTTTTTCGGGTAGGTGGTGTTATTAACTTAAAAGGCGACTTAAGAATTGAACGCAAAAATATAACCATAGCAGGACAAACAGCTCTTGGCGATGGTATTTGTCTGCGCGGAGGAACCGTAAATATGGGAGGCTCAGATAACGTGATTGTCCGTTTCATTCGTTCGAGACCAGGCGATGAGCTGGGACTCGAAACTTCTGCTTTTAGAATAGAAAATGGAAGTAATTTTATTATCGATCATTGCTCGTTTAGCTGGGCTATTGAAGAAACTACGCATTTTTCAAGCAGTCCCAATTTTACGGTGCAGTGGTGTATAATTAGCGAATCCTTTTATCGGTCATTTCATCAGAAAGGTGATAGAGGATATGGTTCGCAACACGGCGGAATGTATGCTTCATACCATCATAACTTGATGGCGCATCATAATTCCCGAACACCACGCTTCAACGGTTCAAACGAAAACGACCTTGAAGCGCTGATTGATTACCGAAACAATGTTAATTATAATTTTGGACGCAGTGGTTCGTGTTATGGTGGCGAATGGATGAAAACTAATGGTTTGGGGTTTGCAGCCACAAACATGGTGAATAATTACTACATACAGGGGCCGGGCAACTACGGAACGCCTTATTTTGTGAGTCCCGGAACAGGTGACAATGGCTATGCCTCGTGGTATATTGATGGCAATGTAATGATTGGAGAAGACGAGAAAACAACCAATAACTGGTTGGGTGTAAATTACAGTGCCAAAGATAGTATTCGGGTTGATAACGTTATTGTAAAATCGGATGGCGGGATTGAGGATTACCAGAGCTATACGGAAAGTGCAGAAGAAGCCTACCTTTCGATTATTGAAAATGTAGGAGCAACCTTTCCAAAACGCGATGCTCATGATACGCGCCTGATAAAAGAAATGACCGGCGAAATTGCTATTATCCGATATGCCTATACCGATACAGCAGGAACAGAATCGCCCGTAAAAGGAGTTGAAACAGGAATTATCGATACGCAACACAATTTGGTGTCGCCCGAAGACCGGGCAAAAGGAGTTACGCCCTGGGATGTTTATCCAACAGTTGATTCGACAAATGCTCCGGTTGATACCGATAACGACGGAATGCCTGATGATTGGGAATTAACCAATGGACTTAATCCAAACGACAGCACTGATTTCCGATTAATAACCGAGAGTGGCTATACCAACCTTGAGGTATATCTGGCCGAATTGGTGGGTGACGAAATTAATACCGCTGTTAAACAAATCGAACAAAAACATTCGGATATTTCTGTGTACCCAAATCCTTTCAGCAATAAATTAACTATAAAATCATCAGGAAATATTACCGTTGAAGTTTATGATTTGTATGGAAGAAAGATTACGGAAAGTAAGAGCTTGGAACCTTTGCACAGTATTAATGTAGACGGTTGGGATGCAGGGTTTTATTTGATAAGAACCACTAACGAAAGTGGTGCGGTTAATTGTAAAAAAGTAATAAAGAAATAG